A region of Liolophura sinensis isolate JHLJ2023 chromosome 8, CUHK_Ljap_v2, whole genome shotgun sequence DNA encodes the following proteins:
- the LOC135472503 gene encoding uncharacterized protein LOC135472503: MASVPNDKRKKKKKKSQKVTEIPSPNLNLTGQNDRQDIPRASPLYPYITYNIFNCENFQIGDRTTLISEARQLLKSPSDNKADVIIGMLNSILNPSCTEQPGEMNLQKLESAFDRLYGSIIEGKKQTFKMITEQPMKKFIQQHPDHFELENRQGNWNVKQCRHVDKTSTAVQSTYIDVSVERDCALVTSTDGVPTNSVVDQQISRENTHPEVSVVDDLPSKSWAKVTRNKRTMQSPSVEINRATVDRLLQTSPGPGLILQPSEVVYLENKALFSLDIVSMWNTPKISGHILLGAQASTTLPHKVTGLSQSRTDQEMQELFLAESFDTRPMFRYVEVDFLEKRVGLLTVNSSAGQGKPCTTVRSQSCFNVDQLWYRKGDESVMCKLSENMVVMDIYKWFIGSKDEDKLLDTQYNDLFKTKIDDSSLKAPQTENILDIFTKGHGILVVGQIPSNTRNLSALMKIPWLYVFDFDIESRSTGTLGACQSALESKRSLYIRHWGMPPVGVSEHSTTWCFVRGTRDIPEFRVEGNSKAWRQKTRVQIRKHYQQLGKFAADYTTLRVLVVWSNLDFCPHHLHSFLQDLDDNLTPRIEISLSLMPTSAEGNSVFQIFKTHLDIEPKIMPVERLCQDINVRFEDKNRDVLQLKLPIFNGEISQTEICDRDKLWFSEDLDVLYLDSPYSRSRDTEAISHDIDEFFKGGTIHWYTWYECSSGFIDIQRDLMDKILPELERRCRTPSKPALITLLHAPGSGGTTLAQRLLWELHTKTPCVQVRTGADFTLDQVISKINVLNKITGSPVVILMDGEEETRVNLMANQLSRIPTIILYVKRCTYRMTHIENKAGAATFYLKGEVSSDEAKRLALKLRDKVEDANRKAALNKLTENVSNGKSQCLYEFGLAAYLHEFRGVASYVRGYLHLEDNPTRDLHPWQKLLGYLALVYYYGQACVPCQFFATLIGKPPNYDVSLEDFPECAREFIKESKTYPKHIRISHYVIAQEILEQLLTRHRPSGNEIDNPDPTSLSTLAKQNLKDFAVDFIKYASQRKTKDNVVSETIIYILTKTFIMREYRDAADIPGEASEVKPKVSKLLSDLESHPPFIDQLKILNTLSESFPMDPNFHAHLGRFYTYCPPVDMDKAEQCFEKALGICDGLDKKGTKVKQTLTHVYHMYGMVYLKRVKAATQYKRGKRCCFEMQRRVEESLLQAERACDLFQKCREHIPPGQEDCYGYLNEIEVRLSMCGAIETAFGDLSQFIQNPNSDPHLVRFLTSSFSEVDSLIMQCYHNIDQDELGRFFYDMVGLFNTTFQKNVTCFEKLCTSQNSHTRRLKIATTKMKYVSNPREMTVLDQLPQEDVTEIVKMYEANFTEIKESGHISNRNALDTDYREWIVAIRCDKLQHAYDLGDVQTQVYAWRKSLKTPLSLYYVFVVTSLLGLETDRGSAKEFHLRKADELKENLKRESRYTRDSRYPREWLGVGRGIKRLVPSGCSQQGHVDRYCHKRSVKGSVESILAVCKGTICHPNKPLSGHIAMDLGNTPVQVKVFFVPKVCNLEGARNENQRVEFHLAFTMDKGYEAFNVQLLEKVQCPSCRTAVEIKSDERHASCSVCQQTVFPKESDPFSYSS, encoded by the exons ATGGCGTCTGTACCAAATGACAAgaggaagaaaaagaagaaaaagtcccAAAAAGTCACAGAAATCCCATCTCCCAACCTAAACCTGACAG GACAAAATGATAGACAAGACATTCCACGGGCTTCTCCCTTGTATCCATACATCACTTACAACATTTTTAACTGTGAAAACTTTCAAATTGGCGATCGGACAACTCTCATTTCTGAAGCGAGGCAACTGTTGAAGTCACCATCAG ACAATAAAGCTGACGTAATCATCGGAATGCTCAACAGCATACTTAACCCTAGCTGTACGGAACAGCCCGGCGAGATGAATCTGCAAAAGCTGGAGTCGGCGTTTGATCGCCTGTATGGCTCCATTATAGAGGGAAAGAAACAAACGTTTAAAATGATTACAGAGCAGCCAATGAAAAAGTTTATCCAGCAACACCCAGATCATTTTGAGTTAGAAAATCGACAGGGAAACTGGAACGTTAAGCAATGTCGACATGTTGATAAAACTTCAACCGCTGTACAATCTACTTACATCGACGTATCTGTGGAAAGGGACTGCGCACTAGTTACCTCGACAGATGGCGTCCCGACCAACTCTGTTGTAGATCAGCAAATTTCAAGAGAAAACACACATCCAGAGGTTTCAGTAGTGGATGACCTGCCATCAAAGTCATGGGCAAAAGTCACTCGAAACAAAAGAACAATGCAATCACCCTCTGTTGAAATCAACAGAGCCACGGTTGATAGGCTTTTGCAAACATCACCTGGTCCAGGCCTGATTCTGCAGCCGTCTGAAGTCGTGTACCTTGAGAACAAAGCATTGTTCTCTCTTGACATTGTTAGTATGTGGAATACTCCCAAAATATCAGGCCATATCCTGCTGGGGGCTCAAGCATCCACAACGCTACCCCATAAAGTAACCGGCCTGTCACAAAGTCGAACAGACCAGGAAATGCAAGAATTATTTCTCGCCGAGTCCTTTGACACTCGACCAATGTTTCGCTATGTCGAGGTAGATTTCTTGGAAAAGCGTGTCGGACTTTTAACAGTCAATTCTAGTGCAGGGCAAGGCAAACCATGCACAACTGTAAGATCCCAGTCTTGTTTTAACGTCGATCAGCTATGGTATCGAAAAGGAGACGAGAGCGTCATGTGCAAACTATCAGAGAACATGGTCGTAATGgacatatacaaatggtttatCGGGAGTAAAGACGAAGACAAACTATTGGACACACAATACAACGATCTGTTTAAAACAAAGATAGACGATTCATCCCTAAAGGCACctcaaactgaaaatattttggacATATTCACAAAAGGGCATGGTATCCTTGTAGTTGGCCAAATCCCAAGTAACACTCGAAATCTGTCAGCACTGATGAAGATTCCTTGGCTGTACGTGTTTGATTTCGACATAGAAAGTCGATCCACGGGGACTTTAGGTGCGTGTCAAAGTGCTCTGGAGAGTAAAAGATCCCTGTACATAAGACATTGGGGAATGCCTCCAGTTGGAGTCTCGGAGCATTCGACAACTTGGTGTTTTGTAAGAGGTACAAGAGACATTCCTGAGTTTCGCGTTGAAGGGAACAGTAAGGCATGGCGACAGAAAACCCGAGTACAAATACGGAAACATTATCAACAGCTGGGTAAGTTTGCAGCAGACTACACCACTCTGCGGGTTTTGGTTGTGTGGTCTAACCTTGACTTTTGTCCACATCatcttcattcatttttacaAGACTTAGATGACAATTTGACGCCGAGAATAGAAATAAGTTTAAGTTTGATGCCGACTTCTGCTGAAGGAAACAgtgtttttcagatttttaaaactCATTTGGACATTGAACCGAAGATTATGCCCGTTGAGAGATTATGCCAAGATATAAACGTTCGCtttgaagacaaaaacagaGACGTTTTGCAACTGAAGTTACCCATATTTAACGGGGAAATAAGCCAAACAGAAATTTGCGATCGTGACAAACTCTGGTTCAGTGAGGACTTGGATGTACTGTATCTAGACAGTCCATATTCCAGATCGAGAGACACCGAAGCTATCTCCCATGATATAGATGAGTTCTTCAAAGGAGGGACAATACACTGGTATACATGGTATGAGTGTAGTTCTGGATTTATCGATATACAGAGAGATCTGATGGATAAAATTCTTCCAGAACTTGAACGTCGATGCCGAACTCCATCCAAACCCGCCTTGATAACCCTCCTGCATGCTCCTGGATCCGGGGGAACAACCCTAGCACAAAGACTCCTGTGGGAGCTGCACACAAAAACACCATGCGTGCAAGTAAGAACAGGGGCTGATTTCACGCTAGATCAAGTAATAAGCAAAATTAATGTGTTGAACAAAATAACAGGTTCACCTGTGGTTATACTTATGGACGGAGAAGAGGAAACAAGGGTCAATTTAATGGCAAACCAGTTGTCCAGAATCCCAACCATAATCTTGTATGTAAAGCGCTGTACATATCGCATGACTCACATAGAAAACAAGGCCGGGGCAGCAACTTTCTATTTGAAAGGAGAAGTTAGCTCTGATGAAGCGAAACGACTTGCTCTCAAACTGAGAGATAAAGTAGAGGATGCAAACAGAAAAGCAGCTCTTAACAAGCTAACAGAAAACGTTTCGAATGGGAAAAGCCAGTGTTTGTACGAGTTCGGCCTAGCTGCCTACCTCCATGAATTTAGAGGTGTGGCATCTTATGTGAGAGGATATTTGCATCTTGAAGACAACCCAACCAGAGATTTGCATCCGTGGCAAAAACTACTTGGATACCTGGCATTGGTGTACTACTACGGACAGGCATGTGTTCCATGTCAGTTCTTTGCCACCCTGATTGGTAAGCCGCCAAATTACGATGTTTCTTTGGAGGATTTTCCTGAGTGTGCCAGAGAGTTCATCAAAGAGAGCAAAACTTACCCGAAGCACATACGCATTTCTCATTACGTCATAGCTCAAGAAATCCTCGAGCAGCTTCTGACAAGACACCGCCCAAGCGGAAACGAAATAGACAACCCCGATCCCACCAGTCTTAGCACGCTGGCGAAGCAAAATTTGAAAGATTTTGCAGTAGACTTTATTAAATATGCAAGTCAGAGGAAAACAAAGGATAACGTTGTTTCGGAAACGATAATCTACATTCTGACGAAAACGTTTATCATGCGTGAATACAGAGATGCTGCCGATATCCCTGGAGAAGCATCAGAAGTCAAGCCAAAGGTGTCCAAGCTACTTTCGGACTTGGAATCCCACCCACCATTTATAGACCAGCTGAAGATACTTAACACTCTTAGTGAATCCTTCCCTATGGATCCAAATTTTCACGCTCACCTAGGGCGATTTTACACATACTGTCCACCAGTAGACATGGACAAAGCAGAACAATGTTTTGAGAAGGCTTTGGGAATTTGCGACGGTCTCGACAAAAAGGGTACGAAAGTCAAACAGACGTTAACCCATGTGTATCACATGTACGGTATGGTTTATCTGAAGAGAGTCAAAGCCGCTACACAATATAAACGTGGAAAGAGGTGTTGCTTCGAAATGCAGCGTCGAGTCGAGGAATCTTTGCTGCAAGCGGAGAGAGCATGCGACCTATTCCAGAAGTGTCGTGAGCACATCCCACCTGGTCAGGAAGACTGTTATGGGTACTTGAACGAAATAGAAGTTAGGCTGAGCATGTGCGGAGCAATCGAAACAGCCTTCGGTGATCTTTCCCAATTTATCCAGAACCCTAACAGCGATCCACATCTCGTTAGGTTTCTTACATCGAGTTTCTCTGAAGTGGATAGTCTTATTATGCAATGCTACCACAACATTGACCAAGATGAGCTGGGTAGATTTTTCTATGACATGGTGGGTTTATTCAACACTACATTTCAAAAGAATGTAACATGTTTTGAGAAACTTTGTACCTCACAGAATTCCCATACTAGACGATTAAAGATTGCGACAACCAAGATGAAATATGTCAGCAATCCGAGAGAAATGACGGTTTTAGATCAACTGCCTCAGGAGGACGTGACAGAAATTGTTAAAATGTACGAGGCTAACTTTACGGAAATTAAAGAATCAGGACATATCAGCAACCGAAATGCTCTGGACACTGACTATAGGGAATGGATAGTGGCCATACGATGTGATAAATTGCAGCATGCATATGATTTGGGAGATGTCCAAACTCAAGTCTATGCGTGGCGCAAGAGCCTAAAAACTCCTCTGTCTCTTTATTACGTATTTGTAGTCACAAGCCTATTAGGTTTGGAAACAGATCGGGGAAGTGCCAAGGAATTCCACCTCAGGAAAGCAGATGAGCTAAAGGAAAATCTGAAGAGAGAAAGCAGATATACACGAGATTCGCGCTATCCCCGGGAATGGCTAGGAGTCGGCAGAGGTATAAAACGCTTGGTGCCCAGTGGCTGTTCCCAACAAGGCCATGTCGATCGGTACTGTCACAAACGAAGTGTGAAAGGCTCTGTGGAATCCATACTAGCCGTCTGTAAGGGAACGATCTGCCACCCCAATAAACCCCTTTCTGGACATATTGCCATGGATTTGGGAAACACTCCTGTGCAGGTAAAAGTCTTCTTTGTTCCAAAAGTTTGTAATTTGGAAGGTGCACGAAACGAAAACCAAAGAGTTGAGTTTCACTTGGCATTTACAATGGACAAAGGATACGAGGCTTTCAATGTCCAACTACTAGAGAAAGTTCAATGCCCTTCGTGCCGGACAGCAGTGGAGATAAAAAGTGACGAAAGACATGCGAGTTGTTCAGTGTGCCAACAAACTGTGTTCCCGAAGGAATCTGATCCGTTCAGTTACTCTTCGTAG